In Rosa rugosa chromosome 4, drRosRugo1.1, whole genome shotgun sequence, the genomic stretch CCTTAACGTTGTTGACAATCGAACGAACTGCAGAAATCGTAGTTATAATTGCAAGCAGAGAAAAAATAACAATGTTGAACCAATGCCACAAATTTTTCTCCAGTCTAGCTGTCTTTCCCTTTACCTGTGAAAAAGAAAAGGCCAAAATAGTAGAGCAATTAGCTTTATAATCTTTAATTACTCCTCAGTATAATTATGTCAGTAATGCTTTATAGTGTATACGTTAGCCAAATCACCTTAATGAAAATCATGCTTGGAAAAACAAAAGTTAGAGGAACGAGTGTAAACGATCCAAATAAGTTCACAAAGTCCCCCATGAAAGGAATAGCTGCTGTCACAAATGTATTTCCCATGAAGAGAAGGGCTCGGAGGTAGAACCTCCGCTTGAAGTTATATTTCCAGTGCATGCTCTCATCAAGTTTAAGGAACTTGGTATCAAGGGCCTCATGAATTGGTGCAACAAACATCTGTTGGTGGTAAAAACTGAAGTAGTTCAGTAGAAAAACAAGTCTTTTGCAGTGAAGTGTTAGACAAACAAGAAGATGGATCATTCTTACATGTTGTGAGACTATGGATTGTAGAAACACGGCAGCGTTTATGAGGACCTTAACCGATTTAGGACCACTTAGCTCTTCAGGAAGGTATTCAGATACGGTTGCGCCATATGCCCAGTATCCTACTATGCTGACTCCATAGTAAAATAAGAGCCCTGCACTATACTGCAGATATAAAGCTTTCCTCATATTTGTGACTGCTGGCTTCTGTAGGGTTGACTGGACATACCGAAAAATTAACATATTCTTTTGGCCATTAGTTTCATGTATTGTTTGTCATTCAAAGAATCTGTTTCTAGAGGTACAACCTGTATTTCTAGTAGCAAGCCTGAGGTGTTGCAGACAATAATAGCTGAAACTGCATTGAAGGCATTGAACACTCTCTCAGCTTTGTTTCCATGGATTTCATAATTTCGCTCTGTCGTCTTTGTTTTCCCTTCAGGAGAACATTATCATTGAAAATATTACTTAGAAAGATTAAATGAAAAAATGCAAAGGAAAAACTGTGCATACGGCATACCATCTTTAACTAGTACCACCAAGAGTATGACAATGTAAGCAAAAGTGATAATGGTAGAGGGTCCAAGCCAAAATCTCATTTTAGACATTGTTGGAATGAAAAAGGCGAATATGAAGTAGGTCACTCCGGTGATGACAATAAAGTATTGGAGCCTCAGTGGAGAATCACTGAGTTCTGAGTTAATCTCCTGTTGATTTTCAGAGAAAACACATGAGAAAACTTCACCTTATATTTCCATTACAGATACAGACTTCATACTGTGAGTGACTTAGAAACTTAGAATTAGCAATACCTTGAGTGCTCTACCCCCTAGAAGAATGAAACCCATATTTCCAAGAAGTAGGGTCGAGAACTGTAAAACCCATGTTATGTAATACATTTCTCTGCCttttaaaacaaagaaaaagagcaAAAATCAGATCATATAAATAATTTGTACTTATCTGTATCCACTCTTAATATAAGCATTTGTTGGTACTTTGCAAAGAGTACACACCATATAAATAGCCCATAATATCTCTGTATCTGATGAATCTTTGGCCATTGATGAAGTGAAAAGCAGCCAAAAGCCAGTTAGCATAGGCAGTATAAAAGCCAACAACAACAAGGCAGATGATACCCCATGTCCAACCCAAAGGCACAAGCATCAGATTTGAAAAGCTCAATATGTACCCGCAATTGAAGCCAGTCACCATCATCAACCCAACCTGCTGCCATGAATCTGTAACAAGTTTTCATCAAGTCTATAATTTTCTTGCTTGTTTCAGAAGAAAACCAGCTGAGTTAGGGGATTAGTTAGATTAAGCTTTGAATCTTAGCCATGAAGAATAATTATACAGCAGTAGACTTTAGACTAACTTTGATTTTGAATAGAAATTTGGGTTCAATTTGCATACCATGACCAATAGCGTGAGCTGAGGGGAGTGTATATTCATGATCTTGATCACACTTTGTTCGAGCTTGTTCAATGCTCAAACCAGCTTCATTGTTGTTTGTGTTACCTTCTAGTCCTTCCATTACTAGATCTCAATCAAGAGCAAGCAAGCAAAAGCTTCTTATACTAAATATAAAGAAAGGCTCATTTGGGGTGAAATAGTTGCTTGATTATCAATCTGACAAATCAAACCTGTCCGGGTATATAAATTCGACGTCCACCTGTccgggtaaaaaaaaaaaaaaactgtttctTAATATAGATGAAAGATAAAGATGTACGACAACTACTTCCCAGTCATATCAGGCAATAAGTAGATCGTGCATATAAGATTGAAGATCCATATACCACATTTTCCCCAAAACATGCATTAAAGACAACTGTCACGTAATCACATGTAGTTCTGCCCATTTATGATTGTTCTACCATTATTGCAACATTTTGCATCATTTGCATACTTCGGCCGCTATCTTTGACTGAGCCACCATTTTGTTCTTTAGCTCGACTCATGGCtgcaattttgtttttgtaccTTGTAGGTACATAGCGAAATtaagaatttttctttttaagagaacttgaaaaataataattttgtattttaatcaATCAGCCCCTCAGTCCCCCACTACGATTTATGATTCATGATATTATATATCAAATCTTAATCAATCAGGATCAGGGACACTACAATTAAATAATTAGGAGACATGACTAGATAGATCATACATGATTCATCCATAAAAGTGGCAATGATTTTGATATATCAAAACCTTAATCCAGAATTCTAGATAAGAGGGGCACTTCATAGACCCCAATCACTTTGTGCCTTTGTGGAAGACGCACTCAAACAAGAGGACAAATAATATGGACTACAATGTAAAGCTCCAAAGTGACGAtcctgatcacctggtcagcaactgaccagggatcatttgctcaatcaccgtccgattgaaatcggacggttcacaactctcttattctctctcatcacttagctgtgaaccgtccgattgaaatcggacggtgattgagcaaatgatccctggtcagttgctgaccaggtgatcaggaCGCCCAAAGTGAAGTCCAAAATCTCAGGAAATGTCTGCAGAAATCATTAGTCTCCGATGCTTTCCAAATCCCAAAAATTAAACCAAGGGAATAACCTCTCCCAACGAGAAGGTCGTCGGGTAAGTGTTTGTGAAGAAAATTCATCGCCAATGTTTCTCAAATTCAAAAAGATTGCCGACGATAGAGTCGTCACCAATGCTTTTCAAATTAAAAAAGTTGAATATTGGGTACCAAAGCATGGTTCTCATACTCGAAgggggaaagaaaaagaaaaaaaggttttaACTACCTTCTAtgagataaaaagaaaaaaaaaatgattagaTCACCGATGTGCACTTGCACTAACGAAAATGAAAGACCATATAACATCAAGTGCACTTtttggttattaaaaaaaaaaattggtcttGTCCAGTACCATTTAGTCTAGTGACATTAATCTCTCATTAATTTGTAAGTGAGAAGTTGTGGGTTTGACTAACGAAAGACTAGTTGTCATAATTTGAGTTTGTtgatgcaataaaaaaaaagggaaaaaaatgcaAATAGTACCCGACTTTTGGCCCATTAGTAACTTTAgtacctgacaaaaaaaaatatcactttggtacgTGAAGTTGGAAccccgacccaactttagtacctgaaACACtgttggaaaaagaaaaagaaatagaaaaaaaaatgcttagaaaaaagaaaagaactaaGACGTGAAGTGACTAAAATGCCCTTCAAATTATGCCAGCTAGCAACCTCCTTAACGGAGCTAACGGCTCCAGGTACGAATATTCGGTCGGGGCCAGAACCTCAAGTACCAttatgatatttttcaaacttgagATACGAAAGTTTAGAATAGCTGAAACGTCAGGTATTGTACGAGTCATTTTCCCTAGAAAAAAGGTCTTGACCAAATGCTcaaatttaggccaattttaccctccaaataattaataaattacaaagcgtacctctctctctctctcaaatccgTGTCCTCCATATAAACCCAGACCTCGCCAACAAGGGTTGGTAGGATTGGCAAAAGCAAGGATCTTGCCTTGGTTGGCACCCCCATCCAAGGTTCGAGCCCCAGAGTTATCAATTTATCCCTTATTGGTAGGTTGCTGAGTGCTGGGGTCTTGCGGGACCCGTGTGAACGCTGGTGAAACGTGTCAACTGCACGGGTGTCTAAGTTATCTCGTAAGCTTAATTGCGGATGCCTGCGGGTCCTACCAACTGACCACTTCAGTGTGG encodes the following:
- the LOC133745545 gene encoding proline transporter 2-like; this translates as MEGLEGNTNNNEAGLSIEQARTKCDQDHEYTLPSAHAIGHDSWQQVGLMMVTGFNCGYILSFSNLMLVPLGWTWGIICLVVVGFYTAYANWLLAAFHFINGQRFIRYRDIMGYLYGREMYYITWVLQFSTLLLGNMGFILLGGRALKEINSELSDSPLRLQYFIVITGVTYFIFAFFIPTMSKMRFWLGPSTIITFAYIVILLVVLVKDGKTKTTERNYEIHGNKAERVFNAFNAVSAIIVCNTSGLLLEIQSTLQKPAVTNMRKALYLQYSAGLLFYYGVSIVGYWAYGATVSEYLPEELSGPKSVKVLINAAVFLQSIVSQHMFVAPIHEALDTKFLKLDESMHWKYNFKRRFYLRALLFMGNTFVTAAIPFMGDFVNLFGSFTLVPLTFVFPSMIFIKVKGKTARLEKNLWHWFNIVIFSLLAIITTISAVRSIVNNVKEYNFFADT